From a single Cytophagales bacterium WSM2-2 genomic region:
- a CDS encoding hypothetical protein (frameshifted, deletion at around 2742037), with translation MKSHHSLARHILDAIHRIEEYTANIGKDQFLGNFMLQDAVIRNIEIIGEASKNINVNVKQQFPQIPGEISTP, from the coding sequence ATGAAAAGTCACCATTCGCTAGCAAGACATATACTAGATGCAATCCATCGCATTGAAGAATACACTGCGAATATTGGGAAAGACCAGTTTTTGGGAAATTTCATGCTTCAGGATGCAGTGATCAGAAACATTGAAATCATTGGTGAGGCGAGTAAAAATATTAATGTAAATGTGAAGCAACAATTTCCACAGATTCCTGGAGAGATATCAACGCCATGA
- the dxr gene encoding 1-deoxy-D-xylulose 5-phosphate reductoisomerase has protein sequence MDSKKKIAILGSTGSIGTQALDVIQSHPDYFEVEVLTAQNNADLLIEQAKKFKPNAIVIANEDHYSKVKGALESTDVKVFAGENALASVVQMDSIDLVVTALVGFSGLRPTIKAIEAGKNIGLANKETLVVAGDLITKLAKEKGVNIYPIDSEHSAIFQCIVGEFHNPIEKIFLTASGGPFRGRKREELKNVTKAQALKHPNWSMGAKVTIDSATLMNKGLEVIEARWLFGLKAEQIEVVVHPQSIIHSMVQFQDGSIKAQLGLPDMRLPIQFAMTYPERLPADFPRFDFSKYPSLTFEKPDTESFRNLALAFEALRRGGNAPCVLNAANEVAVAEFLSEKLGFLEMTHLVEQCLEKMHFIAQPNYEDYLQTDRETRIRAKELIK, from the coding sequence TTGGACTCCAAGAAGAAAATTGCCATCCTCGGTTCCACGGGCTCTATAGGAACGCAAGCACTTGATGTTATTCAATCTCATCCAGATTATTTTGAAGTCGAAGTGTTGACGGCTCAGAACAATGCGGATTTGTTAATCGAACAAGCGAAGAAATTCAAGCCCAATGCCATTGTAATCGCCAACGAAGATCACTATTCAAAAGTAAAAGGCGCCTTAGAATCGACAGATGTAAAAGTTTTTGCCGGTGAAAATGCACTTGCCTCCGTAGTACAAATGGACTCCATTGATCTTGTGGTGACCGCACTCGTTGGGTTTTCCGGACTAAGGCCAACCATAAAAGCAATTGAAGCCGGAAAAAACATCGGTCTAGCCAACAAAGAAACACTCGTTGTGGCAGGAGACCTCATCACCAAGCTTGCTAAAGAGAAAGGGGTTAATATTTATCCGATCGATTCAGAGCACTCAGCTATTTTTCAGTGCATCGTTGGAGAATTCCATAACCCAATCGAAAAGATATTTCTGACGGCCTCCGGGGGACCATTCCGCGGTAGAAAAAGGGAGGAATTAAAAAATGTCACTAAGGCTCAGGCGTTGAAACATCCCAACTGGTCCATGGGTGCCAAGGTGACGATTGACTCTGCTACTTTGATGAACAAAGGCCTTGAGGTGATCGAAGCGCGTTGGCTTTTTGGATTGAAGGCTGAACAGATTGAAGTTGTGGTGCATCCGCAGTCTATTATTCACTCGATGGTTCAATTTCAGGACGGGTCAATTAAGGCGCAACTTGGTTTGCCGGATATGCGTTTACCGATTCAATTCGCCATGACTTACCCTGAACGCCTTCCGGCCGATTTTCCACGATTCGATTTTTCGAAATACCCCTCACTCACGTTTGAAAAACCCGATACGGAAAGTTTTCGTAATCTTGCACTTGCTTTCGAGGCTCTGAGACGTGGCGGGAATGCTCCCTGCGTGCTAAATGCGGCTAATGAAGTGGCGGTAGCGGAATTTTTAAGCGAAAAACTGGGTTTTCTTGAAATGACGCACCTGGTAGAGCAATGCCTGGAGAAAATGCATTTTATTGCTCAACCTAATTATGAAGATTACTTGCAAACGGACCGGGAAACACGGATCAGAGCAAAAGAATTAATAAAGTAA
- a CDS encoding zinc metalloprotease: MEGLIMTAQLLLSLSFLIVIHEWGHYYAARTFKIKVEKFYLFFDFLFPMANVANFALFKWKKGDTEYGIGWFPLGGYVKIAGMVDESMDKEAMKLPAQPWEFRSKPAWQRLIVMLGGIIVNVIGGVFIFIGMTYFIGDRFILNDYVNNHGGVNAMELAQQLGIQNGDKIVKINGQPFEYFDDVTKTGVLLSQNSSYTVLRGDKEIEIPIPANFIENFGKKEAMLNFLLPRRLVIIDEVAKDSIAGKIGLKKGDKIVEVAGKPITYYDELRTELKSYKGDSLSFKVQRGTEILAFKEYFKGHTNIGFGIPQYLVPPDGEKSIKYSLGQAVLLGPGRAFDVIGVQLKAFGKIFRREISVKNSLSGPIGMAKAYGGTWDWERFWRMTGLLSMVLAFMNLLPIPGLDGGYVMFLIYEMITGKEAPEKFFENALKVGMAILLGLMVFVFYNDIAKLITGN, from the coding sequence ATGGAAGGATTGATCATGACGGCCCAGCTTTTGTTGAGCCTTTCTTTTTTGATAGTAATTCACGAGTGGGGGCACTATTATGCAGCCCGCACATTTAAAATAAAAGTTGAGAAGTTCTATCTCTTCTTTGACTTCCTTTTCCCGATGGCCAACGTTGCCAACTTCGCATTGTTTAAATGGAAGAAGGGAGACACTGAATACGGTATCGGTTGGTTCCCGTTAGGCGGCTATGTGAAAATTGCCGGTATGGTGGATGAAAGTATGGACAAAGAGGCAATGAAATTGCCTGCCCAGCCGTGGGAATTTCGCTCGAAGCCGGCATGGCAACGACTGATTGTCATGTTGGGAGGAATTATCGTCAACGTTATTGGCGGTGTTTTCATTTTCATCGGCATGACGTATTTCATTGGCGATCGTTTCATTCTTAATGATTATGTGAATAATCATGGTGGTGTCAACGCCATGGAACTCGCTCAGCAACTCGGAATTCAGAATGGTGATAAGATCGTCAAAATCAATGGTCAACCTTTTGAATATTTTGATGACGTTACAAAAACGGGTGTTCTTCTTTCACAAAACTCTTCGTACACCGTGCTACGCGGTGATAAAGAAATAGAGATTCCTATCCCGGCCAACTTCATTGAGAACTTCGGAAAGAAAGAAGCCATGCTTAATTTTCTTTTGCCCCGCAGACTGGTAATCATTGATGAAGTTGCAAAAGACTCAATTGCAGGAAAGATAGGATTGAAAAAAGGCGACAAGATTGTTGAAGTAGCCGGAAAGCCAATTACATATTATGATGAACTCCGGACGGAATTGAAAAGCTACAAAGGTGATTCACTTTCGTTTAAGGTTCAGCGGGGAACAGAGATTCTGGCGTTCAAAGAGTATTTCAAAGGGCACACGAATATTGGTTTTGGAATACCGCAGTACCTTGTACCCCCGGATGGAGAAAAAAGTATCAAGTATTCACTTGGCCAGGCCGTTTTATTGGGCCCAGGTCGGGCATTTGATGTGATCGGAGTGCAATTGAAAGCCTTTGGCAAAATTTTCAGACGCGAAATCAGCGTTAAGAATTCACTATCAGGCCCTATCGGAATGGCAAAGGCCTATGGCGGTACATGGGATTGGGAACGCTTCTGGCGAATGACCGGACTACTGTCGATGGTGCTCGCATTCATGAACTTGTTACCGATTCCAGGACTGGATGGCGGATACGTTATGTTCCTGATTTATGAGATGATCACCGGTAAAGAAGCGCCAGAGAAATTTTTTGAAAATGCCTTGAAAGTTGGAATGGCAATTCTCTTAGGACTCATGGTGTTTGTTTTCTACAATGATATAGCCAAGTTGATCACTGGAAATTAA
- the typA gene encoding GTP-binding protein, whose amino-acid sequence MTSVDSVAILIFAASNFNRGLYLTIMEVSKIRNIAIIAHVDHGKTTLVDKLLHAGHLFKDHENPGELIMDSNDLERERGITILAKNVSVRYKDYKINVIDTPGHSDFGGEVERVLNMADGCLLLVDAFEGPMPQTRFVLQKALQLGLKPIVVINKVDKKNCTPDEVHEQVFELMFALDATEDQLNFPTFYGSAKQGWMSKDWKTPTTDINALIEGVIEHIPAPKVSEGPTQLMITSLEYSSYIGRVAIGRIQRGSIKTGQFVVLVKRDTGAIVKTRVKEIYVFEGFEKKKMEEVKAGEICALVGLEGFEIGDTVADVDKPEALKSIAIDEPTMSMLFTINTSPFYGKEGKFVTSRHIKERLDKELEKNLALRVGDTGSADSFMVFGRGVLHLSVLIETMRREGYELQIGQPQVIIKEIDGVKCEPIEELTIDLPEAVAGKAIETVSVRKGEMTNMEPKGDRMILKFQMPARGIIGLRNYLMNVTAGEAVVTHRFKEFQPYKGEIPGRINGSLISMEIGEAIPYSLHNLQDRGKFFIDPSEPIYEGQVIGEHSRGGDLVVNVTKTKKLTNMRASGADEKMRIAPAVKFSLEEALEYIQADEYVEVTPKSIRLRKIYLNENDRKRDRNKSATSV is encoded by the coding sequence ATGACAAGCGTGGATTCAGTAGCAATTCTTATCTTTGCGGCCTCAAATTTTAACAGAGGCCTTTATTTAACCATTATGGAAGTCAGTAAGATCAGGAATATCGCGATTATCGCACACGTTGACCACGGCAAAACTACGCTGGTTGACAAACTTTTGCATGCAGGCCACCTTTTTAAGGACCACGAAAATCCTGGCGAATTGATCATGGACAGCAATGACCTAGAGCGTGAGCGTGGTATTACCATTTTGGCGAAAAACGTTTCCGTTCGCTATAAAGATTACAAAATCAACGTTATCGATACACCGGGTCACAGCGACTTTGGTGGCGAAGTTGAACGCGTACTGAACATGGCCGATGGCTGTCTCCTCCTGGTAGACGCTTTTGAAGGCCCAATGCCCCAGACTCGTTTCGTATTACAAAAGGCGCTGCAACTTGGCTTGAAGCCGATTGTGGTGATCAATAAAGTGGATAAGAAAAACTGTACCCCTGACGAAGTACACGAGCAGGTGTTTGAACTGATGTTTGCGCTTGACGCCACAGAAGACCAGTTGAATTTTCCTACATTCTATGGTTCAGCAAAGCAAGGCTGGATGAGCAAAGACTGGAAAACTCCTACTACAGATATTAATGCGCTGATCGAAGGTGTAATTGAGCATATCCCTGCACCCAAGGTGTCTGAAGGCCCTACTCAATTGATGATCACCTCGCTCGAATATTCATCTTACATCGGTCGGGTGGCGATCGGGAGGATTCAAAGAGGCTCAATCAAAACCGGGCAGTTTGTTGTATTGGTAAAACGTGATACCGGAGCGATTGTGAAAACACGTGTAAAAGAAATTTACGTGTTCGAAGGATTCGAGAAAAAGAAAATGGAAGAAGTGAAGGCCGGAGAAATCTGTGCACTGGTAGGTCTTGAGGGCTTCGAAATTGGCGATACGGTTGCTGATGTAGATAAGCCTGAAGCATTAAAGTCTATCGCTATCGATGAGCCTACTATGAGCATGCTCTTCACCATCAACACTTCACCTTTCTACGGAAAAGAAGGAAAATTTGTGACCTCGCGCCACATTAAAGAAAGACTGGATAAAGAGTTGGAGAAAAACCTGGCCTTGCGCGTTGGCGACACGGGCTCAGCGGATAGTTTCATGGTTTTTGGCCGTGGTGTACTTCACTTGTCGGTGTTGATTGAAACTATGCGAAGGGAAGGCTATGAACTTCAAATTGGCCAGCCCCAGGTTATTATTAAAGAAATTGATGGGGTGAAATGTGAGCCGATTGAAGAGCTTACGATTGACTTGCCAGAAGCAGTTGCAGGGAAAGCCATTGAAACTGTCTCTGTACGTAAAGGTGAGATGACTAACATGGAGCCTAAGGGCGACAGGATGATCCTTAAATTCCAAATGCCGGCCCGTGGTATCATCGGCTTAAGAAATTACCTGATGAACGTGACGGCAGGTGAAGCCGTGGTTACACACCGCTTTAAAGAGTTTCAACCTTACAAAGGCGAAATCCCCGGAAGGATAAACGGCTCTTTGATCAGTATGGAAATTGGAGAAGCAATCCCTTACAGTTTGCATAACCTTCAGGATCGTGGAAAATTCTTTATCGACCCGAGCGAACCAATTTATGAAGGCCAGGTAATTGGTGAACACAGCCGTGGTGGTGACCTCGTTGTCAATGTCACGAAGACCAAGAAGCTTACGAACATGCGGGCTTCTGGTGCTGATGAAAAAATGCGAATTGCCCCTGCTGTGAAATTTTCATTGGAAGAAGCGTTGGAATATATCCAGGCAGACGAATATGTGGAGGTAACTCCCAAGTCAATCCGCCTGAGGAAGATTTATTTGAATGAGAATGACCGTAAGCGCGATCGCAACAAGTCGGCAACGAGTGTCTAA
- a CDS encoding 8-amino-7-oxononanoate synthase — protein MVDLFEKLRMEEGPLAKYSHLPDDYFFFPKLEGDIGPRMKFNGKTVLNWSLNNYLGLANHPEVRKADLDATAQFGLAAPMGARMMSGNSVYHLELEKQLASFVMKEDAMLLNYGYQGVLSVIDALVDRKDVIVYDSESHACIIDGVRLHMGKRFVYPHNNMENLEKQLQRATKLANETGGGILVITEGVFGMSGNMGDLKGIVELKKKYNFRLFVDDAHGFGTMGATGAGVGEEQGVQDQVDLYFSTFAKSMASIGAFVAGDKKILKYLRYSVRSQIYAKSIPMPLVIGGLKRLELVKKHPELRTDLKKIMKAIKSGLKERGFAINETQTPPTPVLFKGGVGEAANMSMDLRENYGIFCSVVIYPVVPKDVIMFRIIPTAAHTLADVEETLTAFSALKTKLDSGFYRKEELVNVTKF, from the coding sequence ATGGTTGATTTATTTGAAAAACTGCGCATGGAAGAGGGTCCGCTGGCGAAGTATTCGCACCTGCCCGATGATTATTTTTTCTTTCCCAAGCTGGAAGGGGATATCGGTCCACGCATGAAATTCAATGGAAAGACAGTTCTCAACTGGAGCTTGAACAATTACCTGGGATTAGCCAATCACCCGGAGGTGCGCAAAGCTGATCTTGATGCTACTGCGCAATTTGGTTTGGCCGCCCCGATGGGCGCCCGCATGATGAGCGGCAATTCGGTTTATCACCTGGAGCTAGAGAAGCAGCTCGCTTCGTTCGTGATGAAAGAAGATGCTATGCTTCTTAATTATGGATATCAGGGTGTTCTTTCAGTAATCGATGCTTTGGTTGATCGTAAGGACGTAATCGTTTATGATTCTGAATCACATGCTTGTATCATTGATGGAGTTCGCCTCCATATGGGTAAGCGTTTTGTTTATCCGCACAACAACATGGAAAACCTGGAGAAACAACTTCAGCGTGCTACCAAGCTTGCCAATGAAACCGGTGGTGGAATCCTGGTGATCACAGAAGGAGTTTTCGGCATGAGCGGAAACATGGGTGATCTGAAAGGAATCGTGGAATTGAAGAAAAAATACAACTTCCGTTTGTTTGTTGATGATGCTCACGGTTTTGGAACTATGGGTGCAACCGGAGCTGGAGTTGGTGAAGAGCAGGGCGTACAAGACCAGGTGGATCTGTACTTCTCTACGTTTGCAAAATCAATGGCAAGCATCGGTGCATTTGTAGCCGGTGATAAAAAAATATTGAAGTATCTCCGTTATTCTGTTCGCTCGCAGATTTATGCAAAATCAATTCCGATGCCATTGGTTATTGGTGGATTGAAGCGACTGGAACTCGTGAAAAAACATCCTGAGCTCCGCACTGATCTGAAGAAAATCATGAAGGCCATTAAGAGTGGTTTGAAGGAAAGAGGTTTTGCCATCAACGAAACACAGACTCCTCCCACACCGGTGCTCTTCAAAGGCGGGGTAGGTGAGGCCGCCAATATGTCGATGGACTTACGCGAAAACTATGGCATTTTCTGCTCTGTGGTGATCTATCCTGTAGTTCCAAAAGACGTTATTATGTTCCGGATTATCCCTACTGCAGCGCATACCCTGGCCGATGTAGAGGAGACTTTGACTGCGTTTTCGGCCCTAAAAACCAAGCTCGATAGCGGTTTCTACCGCAAAGAAGAGCTTGTAAACGTGACGAAATTTTAA
- a CDS encoding histone H1: protein MKRFEELKAMIASIEPDADKFYNKANSAAGTRLRKGMQDLKNIAQAIRAEVQDLKNKESK from the coding sequence ATGAAAAGATTCGAAGAACTCAAGGCTATGATCGCCTCAATCGAGCCGGATGCAGACAAGTTTTATAACAAAGCCAATAGCGCAGCCGGTACTCGTTTGCGCAAGGGAATGCAGGATTTGAAAAATATTGCTCAAGCTATCCGTGCCGAGGTTCAAGATTTAAAGAATAAAGAAAGTAAGTAA
- a CDS encoding 1,4-butanediol diacrylate esterase, with protein sequence MKQSFFILFLTCSSLLSQAQAVKSFPPQERVSKKMAEEMRASDLPAVVAIAVNSNGERIDYSYGKAIWSEKAPVTPQHIFRIYSMTKLVTSIAAMQMVEKGLIGLDDDLSAQLPQMTKIPILSDGKLITPKNRVTLRHLLTHTSGFGYSFTDRELAIFDRSKWEYKDLPRRFESGTQFLYGTSIDWVGRLVEKLSGMDLESYFRKNICGPLGMTRTWFNIPDSLKSLIVSRGWRGDDGLHPLTETGDRIPTKKVSEFSGGGGLFSSPADFTKLLQCMLNYGEWKGVRILKKKTIEEMLKNQIGNISMANSFSYYVKGSCCNTDGITSAKTKWGLGWLIDNEDKPYGRKAGTVSWGGLMNTFFYIDYKSGIAVSIYTQHLPFNHPATTSLFAKFSGAVYSAK encoded by the coding sequence ATGAAGCAATCATTCTTCATTTTATTTCTCACCTGCTCATCGCTTCTCAGTCAGGCACAGGCAGTAAAATCCTTTCCTCCGCAAGAGCGAGTCTCTAAAAAAATGGCCGAAGAGATGAGAGCGAGTGATCTTCCCGCTGTTGTCGCCATTGCGGTTAATAGCAACGGAGAGCGAATAGATTACTCTTATGGAAAAGCTATTTGGAGTGAGAAAGCACCTGTCACACCACAGCATATTTTCAGGATCTATTCAATGACTAAACTTGTGACCAGCATTGCAGCGATGCAAATGGTAGAAAAAGGTCTGATTGGGCTCGATGATGATCTCTCTGCTCAGCTACCCCAGATGACGAAAATTCCAATTCTCTCTGATGGAAAACTAATCACTCCAAAAAATCGGGTCACTCTTCGTCACCTGCTGACGCATACTTCCGGGTTTGGTTATTCTTTTACCGATCGTGAATTGGCAATTTTTGATCGTAGTAAATGGGAATACAAAGATCTACCAAGGCGATTCGAAAGCGGGACGCAGTTCCTCTATGGCACCAGTATCGACTGGGTAGGGCGCCTGGTTGAAAAACTGTCCGGGATGGATTTGGAGAGTTATTTCAGAAAAAATATTTGCGGGCCACTCGGAATGACTCGCACTTGGTTCAATATTCCTGATTCGTTAAAATCATTGATCGTTTCGCGTGGCTGGAGAGGCGATGACGGATTACATCCACTAACAGAAACAGGGGATCGCATTCCAACAAAAAAAGTGAGCGAATTCAGCGGTGGTGGTGGACTATTTTCTTCTCCTGCCGATTTCACTAAACTTTTGCAATGTATGCTCAACTACGGGGAGTGGAAGGGTGTTCGCATTCTGAAAAAGAAAACCATTGAAGAAATGCTCAAAAATCAAATTGGAAATATCTCCATGGCAAACTCCTTTAGCTACTATGTCAAAGGGAGTTGCTGTAATACCGATGGCATCACCTCTGCCAAGACCAAATGGGGATTGGGCTGGTTAATCGACAATGAAGACAAGCCCTACGGGAGAAAAGCAGGAACTGTTTCATGGGGCGGACTGATGAATACTTTTTTTTATATCGACTACAAATCCGGGATTGCCGTAAGTATCTACACGCAACACCTGCCGTTTAATCATCCGGCTACCACATCGTTGTTCGCCAAATTCTCAGGAGCAGTCTACTCTGCTAAATAG
- a CDS encoding histidine kinase: MIKRLMLSPFLRYLLASSGLILFWFAYYYFNSKVFSRSLLLSLADTAQYMGGYLVISYFLLPRFIVHKKALYFIGGLFLLVIIIGAMRVYEYKLVSLYYHTTYSVNVSSLIYVFTTTTFILGAFSGVRFTIDWLQSQKRIEEISKERANSELEFLKGQLNPHFFFNSINTLYGSIQPENELARSILLKLSNMLRYQLYECTDDFVPLEKEIAYIHNFTDLQKLRANDKLQVNINLVTQTSTKVPPLLLAPLVENAFKHISKFADRENWIRISLSVEEQIMFAIENSFEEHEPNGTTSSGIGLANIRRRLGLIYDGKAELKVERTNGVFMVNLSLPLI; the protein is encoded by the coding sequence ATGATCAAGCGCCTGATGCTGTCTCCATTTCTTCGTTACCTGCTGGCGAGCTCGGGTTTGATTTTGTTCTGGTTTGCCTACTATTATTTCAACAGCAAAGTATTTAGTCGCTCTTTGCTTTTGTCTTTAGCAGATACTGCGCAGTACATGGGAGGCTATCTCGTTATCTCCTATTTTTTATTGCCACGATTTATCGTTCACAAAAAGGCCCTCTATTTTATTGGCGGCCTGTTTCTTTTAGTTATCATCATTGGCGCAATGAGAGTTTACGAATACAAATTGGTTTCATTGTATTATCACACAACTTATTCAGTCAATGTATCATCCCTGATCTACGTTTTCACAACCACGACTTTCATTCTCGGAGCTTTTAGCGGAGTAAGATTCACCATCGATTGGCTTCAGTCGCAAAAGCGAATTGAAGAGATAAGTAAAGAGCGAGCCAATTCCGAACTGGAATTTTTGAAAGGACAACTCAACCCGCATTTTTTCTTCAACTCCATTAACACCTTGTACGGTTCAATACAGCCTGAAAACGAGTTGGCCCGGTCAATTTTGTTGAAACTCTCGAACATGCTTCGCTACCAGTTGTATGAATGCACGGATGACTTTGTGCCGCTCGAAAAGGAGATCGCATACATTCACAATTTTACTGATTTGCAAAAACTGAGAGCGAACGATAAGCTCCAGGTAAACATTAATCTTGTAACTCAAACATCAACTAAAGTACCACCATTGCTCCTGGCTCCCTTAGTGGAAAATGCCTTTAAGCACATCAGCAAGTTCGCTGACCGTGAAAATTGGATTAGAATATCATTGTCGGTTGAGGAGCAGATTATGTTTGCCATAGAAAATTCATTTGAAGAGCACGAACCAAATGGAACAACTTCAAGCGGAATCGGACTCGCCAATATCAGGAGAAGGCTGGGACTGATTTATGACGGCAAAGCAGAATTAAAAGTCGAAAGGACAAATGGCGTATTCATGGTAAATTTGTCACTGCCTCTCATATGA
- a CDS encoding DNA-binding response regulator has product MKLKCLIIDDEPIARKIIREFLAKVSYLELCGEAEDPAKASSILENESVDLVFLDIQMPRMTGIQFLQSKKDVPFLTIITTAYPNYAVEGFELNILDYLVKPIAFERFVKACTKAKQYFELKSNSSGEEFFFIKSEGKIEKVEFNDVIYIESLGNYLTLHLTQGKKIVYLTLKSLLEQLPATHFIQVHKSYAINKTKVKSIEGNEIKFEKHAVPIGIRMKDEVMKDILGSRVIRRQ; this is encoded by the coding sequence ATGAAGTTGAAATGCCTGATCATTGATGACGAACCGATCGCACGAAAAATCATTCGCGAGTTCTTAGCTAAAGTCAGCTACCTGGAATTGTGCGGTGAAGCTGAAGACCCCGCGAAAGCCAGTTCAATTTTAGAAAACGAGTCGGTCGATCTCGTTTTTCTTGATATCCAAATGCCACGAATGACGGGTATTCAGTTTCTTCAATCAAAGAAGGATGTTCCCTTTCTGACAATAATTACCACGGCTTATCCTAACTATGCGGTCGAGGGTTTTGAATTAAATATATTGGATTATCTCGTCAAGCCGATTGCTTTTGAAAGATTTGTGAAAGCATGTACGAAGGCAAAACAATATTTTGAGTTGAAATCGAACAGCTCTGGAGAAGAATTCTTTTTCATCAAATCAGAAGGGAAGATTGAGAAGGTTGAATTCAATGATGTGATTTATATTGAATCGTTGGGCAATTACCTGACTCTGCATCTAACACAGGGTAAAAAGATTGTTTATCTGACATTAAAGAGTCTTCTGGAGCAATTGCCTGCAACGCACTTTATCCAGGTCCATAAGTCGTACGCGATAAACAAGACAAAAGTCAAGAGTATCGAGGGCAATGAAATAAAATTTGAGAAGCATGCTGTACCGATTGGTATCAGAATGAAAGACGAGGTGATGAAGGATATCCTGGGAAGCCGTGTGATCAGACGACAATAA